In Sphingomonas sp. M1-B02, the sequence CGGCGCCCCGGCCCAGTCGTACAGATAGATCATGTGCTGGATCGGCTGATTGCCATGGGCATATTGCCCCATATTGACGATCTGCATCTCGCGAATCTCGTGGATCGTCTGGCCATAATAGCTGTCGTCGAACAAGGGTGCGGTCGAGAAGATCGAGTCCAGCCGCTCGACGAACGCTTTGTCGCCGCCCATCAGGTCCGCCAGCCCCTGTACGTCCTGCATCACCGACCAGCTATAATGGAGCGAATTGCCCTCGGTGAACGCATCGCCCCATTTGAGCGGGTTGAACGGCGTCGCCCAGCTGCCGTCCTGGTTGCGCCCGCGCATCCAGCCCGATTGCTTGTCGAAAAGCTTGCGGTAATTCTGCGCCTGCGCGGCATATTTCCGGGCATCGTCGGGTCTGCCCAGCGCCGCCGCCAAGCGTGACAGCGCGAAGTCGGCGGTGGCATATTCCAGGCTGCGCGCCGCGCTCTCGTTGATGCCGACGTCATAGGGCACATAGCCGAGCCGGTTATACTGTTCGACGCCCTCACGCCCCACCGCAGTCAGCACCTTGCCGCTTTTGTCGCGCGGGCGGCCCTCGGACGTCGTCGCATTCTTGACCATCGCCTCGTACAGCGTCTCGACATCGAAGCCGCGCACGCCGTTCAGATAGGCGTCGGCAATCAGGATCGCCGAGTTGGATCCGATCATCACGTTGCGATGCCCCGGGCTCGCCCATTCGGGCAGCCAGCCGGATTCCTTATAGGTGTTGACCAGCCCCTGCATGATCTCGCCGTCCAGCTCGGGATACATCAGCGCGAAGAAGGGGAAGACCGCGCGCCACGTATCCCAGAAGCCATTGTCGGTGAACATCGGCCCGGGATGCACCTTGCCGTCATAGGGGCTGTAATGGACCTCCGCGCCCTTCGCATCGACCTCATGGAAGGTGCGCGGGAATTGCAGCATTCGATACAGTGCCGAATAGAAGGTGCGCCGATTGTCGATATCAGGATCGCTCACGCGGATCCGCGAAAGCTCCTTCTCCCAAATCTGGCGTGCCTTGGCTTCGGTCTGGGCGAAGCTGTCGCGCCCCACTTCGCGCGCCAGGTTGCGCTCGGCCTGGTCTAGGCTGATGAACGAGGAAGCGACCTTGACGCCGACCTGCTCGCCCTTCCTGGTCTTGAAGCTGACCACCGCGCCGACATGCGCGCCCTCGCTCTTCGGCCGATCGTGAAGCTGCCAATTCTCGTCCCAGGTGCGCGAGACGGTGAAGTCGCGATCGAACTCGAGCACGAAATAATTGTGGAAATTCTCCGGCACCCCGCCGCTATTGTTGCGGACATAGCCGGTGATGCGGCGGCGCTGCTTGTCCACCTGCACCATCGATCCTTCGTTATAGGCATCGAGGATGATGTGCGCATCGTCGCTGTCGGGGAAGGTGAAGCGGAACTGCGCGGCGCGGCTGGTCGGCACCACTTCGGCCGTCACGTCATGGTCGGCCAGATAGACTTTATATTTGTAGGCCTTGCTCTCCTCGGCCTTGTGGCTGAACCAGGAGGCGCGCTCCTTCTGCTTGATCCGCACCGGGCCGGTCATCGCCATCAGCTCGAACGCGGCATAGTCGTTCATCCACGGGCTGGGCTGGTGCGTCTGCTTGATGCCGCTGATCTTGTGCGCGTCATAGGTATAGCCCCAGCCATTGCCCATTTCGCCGGTGACCGGGGTCCAGAAGTTCATCCCCCACGGCACCGCGACCGCCGGATAAGTGTTGCCGTACGACAGCTCGAAGCTGGAATCGGTACCCATCAGCGGGTTCACAAGATCGACCAGTGCCTCCCGCTGCGCGCTCTGCGCAAATGCAGCGCCGCCCAGGATAGGCGCGGGCAGGCAAAGCCCGACGCAAGCCAGCAACGCCGCGCCGCCGCGGAGTGATCGAGCCAATGCCTTCAACTTCACTCTCCCCCTGAGGTCGTCATGTCGTAACGCTGCCCGCAGTCCATCCTAGCGCGCCACCGGCGCGGCAGCCGGCGCGCGATCTTTCTCCCAGAGCGGCCTGGCCATCGCGGCAAATGCCTCGGCCGGCGCCTTGGAAACTGCGCGGTCATAGGTGAGCAGCCCGTTGATCTCGCCTTCGACATCGGTCGTCTGCGTATAGACCGACGCGCTCAGGCCATGCACCTTCGCCTGACGCACGATCTCCTCGAACTTGCGGCGATAGCGCGCGAGATAATCGTCGGCGTCCTTGGCAACCTGATAGCTCCAGTTGCGCTTGCCCGCGCGCCAGAGATGATTGTCGATCGGCCGCCCCACCCCACCATATTCGCCGATCACGATCGCGCGCTCGGCCTGCCGCGCCGGCACCTTGGGCACGTCTTCATAGGTGTGGATATCGAGCACGTCCGAATCGCGCGACGCGACGTCGAGCCAGCCGCTGTCGGCATTGACCAGCCGGCTCGGGTCCATCCCTTTCACCAGCCGAGTCAGCGTGGCGGAGTCATATTGCCCCCAGCCCTCATTGTTCACCACCCACATCACGATCGAGGGGAAGGCGCGCAGATCGCCGATCATCTGCGCCAGCTCGGTCTGGTGATCGGTCATCACGTCCGATGAGAACACGGCCTGGCTCTGGCTGGTGCCCGCCAGGAACTGGTCCTCGCCGCCGCCCGAGGGCATGTCCTGCCACACCAGCATCCCCATCCGATCGGCATCGTGATAATAGCGCGCCGGCTCGATCTTGATGTGCTTGCGGACCATGTTGAATCCGGCTTTCTTCAGGAACTCCAGATCATAGCGCATCGCCTCTTCCGACGGCGGCGTCAGCAGCCCGTCGGGCCACCAGCCCTGATCGAGCGTGCCGTTCTGGAAATAGGGCTTGTTGTTGAGCAGCAGCATCGGCTGGCCATGCACCGTCCCCGGCCCCACCGAGATTTTGCGCATCGCGAAATAAGCGTTCGCCCGGTCGCGCGCCGCGCCGACGATTTCCGCCGCGGCATAGGTATCGATCTCAGCACTGGTGAAGCGCGCATCATAAGCGACCCGGTTGCGCTCGGGCCTGCCGGCATAGGGATCCTTCACCGTCACCAGTTCGGCGACGAGATCGTACAAGAACGGGTCCTCGGGCGACCAGAGATGCGCATCGGGGATCGCGATGCTCGCATGGCGATTGGCGCGCAGGATCGTCGTGGCGATCGGCTGGCCCGCGGAGCGCACCGTCAGCCGGACGGCATCGGTGTCGTTGGCCCATGCGCTCAGCGCGACATCGACTTCGATCCGGCCGGTGTCGATGTCGGGCGTCGCGCGAACGTCGGCGATATGGAGCGCGGACACCGGCTCGAGCCACACCGTCTGCCAGATGCCGCTCGACGCCGTGTACCAGATGCCGTCGGGCTCGAGGATCTGCTTGCCGCGCGGCTGGCTGCCGGCACTGGTCGGATCGGCGACCTGGACGACGATCTCATTGGCCCCGGGTTTCAGTGCCGCCGTGATATCGAAACCGAAGGCGTCGGACCCGCCCTTGTGCGCGCCGACCACGGCACCGTTGACCCAGACCACCGCTTCATAATCGACCGCGCCGAAATTGAGCTTCACATTCTGCCCCGCCCAATCGGCGGGCACGGCGAACTCGCGGCGATACCAGATGCGGTCTTCGGGTGTGACCTTGCGTGCGACGCCGGAGAGGCGCGATTCGACTGCGAACGGCACCAATATCTTGCCGTCCATCGCCTGCGGCCGCGGCGTCCCCGCCTTGGCGATCGCATAGTCCCACAGCCCGTTGAGGTTCAGCCACTTTTCGCGCTGGAGCTGCGGCCGGGGATAGCTGCGCCAGGCATTTTCAGGCGTGACCGCCTTGCCCCACTGCGTACTGATCGCGCCGGTATAGACCTTGTCGTCGCGCTGGGCGGGTGCCGTTTGCGCCAGTGCTGTGACCGGCAGCGACCCCAGCAGGGTGGCGATAAGAATCGTGCGCATGCGGTGTTCCCTTTCGGTGCAGCCTCTCCAGGCAATTTCGAAGGGCGCAGCCCTACTTGGTCGTCTCGGGTCGGCTCGCGCCACCATCCGCAAACTACTGTCAGCGTCTCTTAAATAAATCATTTTGTCAATTGAACATCGCCGGCCGCGCGTAGGATGCGGTGTCGCGAAAGCAGCTCACGCCAGAAAGCCAGATCCCGTCAGCACCTAGCTTGTGAGCTTCGATTGCGGGCGATATTTTGCGCTCTCGGTGCCGAAAGCGACCAGCCACGCGCTCAACAGGTCGCTGTTTCGGCGCCAGCGGTTGTTGATGGGATCGACAATGCATTTAGAAAACGGCGGCTTGCCCTTCGCGGTTGCCGCCGGCATCGATTACGCGTCGGGGCTTCAGGGCAAGTCTAGCGACTACCAAATATCGAGCGTCAGCCTCAAGACGCAGACTGGGCGAGCGATGACGCGTGGGGATGCAGTTGTCCGCTCAAGACCTGATTACGCAGATATGACAGTCGTCCATCACGGCGTCGCTCGCGGTCGTATCTCATAGAATGCCCGTGCGTGCTCGCTGCCATTCGCCGCAAGCCTTTTTCAAACATTATGGCTGATCTTATGACCGATCGCCAGAAGGCGGATATAATCTAATGGAATCAATGGCGGCTGGTAGAGCTGAGGGAAATCGAACCTCTGACCTCTGCATTGCGATAGCACTGCGCGCGCTCGATGCTCCGAAGTTCAGCCCAACAGCGAGAGGTCTCAGTGGCGGCGTCGAGCGGCGTCCTTGAGTAACGACGCCAGCGACATCCGGCGCTTGCACCTCGCCTCGTCCTCAGGTCCAGCGATCCGAACCAGTATCGCCTGATTGTGGGCATCGATTGTCTTGCACGCCAATCGGCGCGCATCTGCGCGCGATGCCACCGGCAGACCTTCCACAGAGAGCGGGGGCTGCGGCTGGAGCGGGATCCTGTCGAGGCGGCCGCTGAAATGGCGAAGCAGCGGCCGCACCGCCCTCCCCCGCTCGATACTCCGTTGGGGAACGCCCTCGGGAAGATGGCTTGTAAAGCGCAGGCGGTCTACAGGGTCCCATTCGTCGAGCATGAACACGACGAGGTTGAGGTCGCGCCGCGGCGCTGGCGCTCCTCCGACCGCCATCCGAACGAGGCTTTTGCCTGCGCGC encodes:
- a CDS encoding GH92 family glycosyl hydrolase, with the translated sequence MARSLRGGAALLACVGLCLPAPILGGAAFAQSAQREALVDLVNPLMGTDSSFELSYGNTYPAVAVPWGMNFWTPVTGEMGNGWGYTYDAHKISGIKQTHQPSPWMNDYAAFELMAMTGPVRIKQKERASWFSHKAEESKAYKYKVYLADHDVTAEVVPTSRAAQFRFTFPDSDDAHIILDAYNEGSMVQVDKQRRRITGYVRNNSGGVPENFHNYFVLEFDRDFTVSRTWDENWQLHDRPKSEGAHVGAVVSFKTRKGEQVGVKVASSFISLDQAERNLAREVGRDSFAQTEAKARQIWEKELSRIRVSDPDIDNRRTFYSALYRMLQFPRTFHEVDAKGAEVHYSPYDGKVHPGPMFTDNGFWDTWRAVFPFFALMYPELDGEIMQGLVNTYKESGWLPEWASPGHRNVMIGSNSAILIADAYLNGVRGFDVETLYEAMVKNATTSEGRPRDKSGKVLTAVGREGVEQYNRLGYVPYDVGINESAARSLEYATADFALSRLAAALGRPDDARKYAAQAQNYRKLFDKQSGWMRGRNQDGSWATPFNPLKWGDAFTEGNSLHYSWSVMQDVQGLADLMGGDKAFVERLDSIFSTAPLFDDSYYGQTIHEIREMQIVNMGQYAHGNQPIQHMIYLYDWAGAPWKTQFHVRNVMAKLYSSAPDGYPGDEDNGQTSAWYVFSALGFYPVTPTVGEYAIGSPLFQNVELTMPNGKVLKIEAANNSAKNVYIQSVTFNGKGHEKTWLTREALQGGGTLRFVMGPTPNKQWGASKSAAPFSMSAAGEVK
- a CDS encoding glycoside hydrolase family 2 protein, with translation MRTILIATLLGSLPVTALAQTAPAQRDDKVYTGAISTQWGKAVTPENAWRSYPRPQLQREKWLNLNGLWDYAIAKAGTPRPQAMDGKILVPFAVESRLSGVARKVTPEDRIWYRREFAVPADWAGQNVKLNFGAVDYEAVVWVNGAVVGAHKGGSDAFGFDITAALKPGANEIVVQVADPTSAGSQPRGKQILEPDGIWYTASSGIWQTVWLEPVSALHIADVRATPDIDTGRIEVDVALSAWANDTDAVRLTVRSAGQPIATTILRANRHASIAIPDAHLWSPEDPFLYDLVAELVTVKDPYAGRPERNRVAYDARFTSAEIDTYAAAEIVGAARDRANAYFAMRKISVGPGTVHGQPMLLLNNKPYFQNGTLDQGWWPDGLLTPPSEEAMRYDLEFLKKAGFNMVRKHIKIEPARYYHDADRMGMLVWQDMPSGGGEDQFLAGTSQSQAVFSSDVMTDHQTELAQMIGDLRAFPSIVMWVVNNEGWGQYDSATLTRLVKGMDPSRLVNADSGWLDVASRDSDVLDIHTYEDVPKVPARQAERAIVIGEYGGVGRPIDNHLWRAGKRNWSYQVAKDADDYLARYRRKFEEIVRQAKVHGLSASVYTQTTDVEGEINGLLTYDRAVSKAPAEAFAAMARPLWEKDRAPAAAPVAR